The Methanomassiliicoccales archaeon DNA segment GAAGAAGACCAAGGCCCCGGCGATAATCCTGGCGCTGATGGACGTGGGGCTGGGCATGTTCCTCGGCATACTCATCGGCTTCGCCCTGGGATGGCCGGTGGTGGACACGGTCTTCCTGGCCGGGGTAATATCCATGAGCTCGGTAGCCATCACCGGCAAGGCCTTGGAGGACATGGAACGCTCCGCCAATCCGGAGAAGGAGTACCTGCTGGGCACGGTGATCGTGGAGAGCTTCCTGTCCATGGTGCTGCTCACCATCGCCGGGGGACTGATGTTCAAGACCGACGCCAGCAACATGACCATGACCCGCCTCATCGTCGGTATACTGGCCTTCTACGGTTTCTTCATCTTCATAGCCATCGCGGTCATTCCCCACGTGGTGAAATACTTCGAGAGCATCAAGAGCAACGAACTGTTCGTGCTCTTCGCCTTAGGACTAGTGTTCCTCTCCGCTGCCCTGGCGGAGGTCGCCGGGGTCCCAGCCATCATCGGAGCCTTCTTCCTCGGCATGGTTTTCGCTGAGACCAAACTGGCGGAACGCATTGAGGACCGCATCACTCCGTTCCGGGACGCCCTGGTGGCCGTCTTCTTCATCAGCTTCGGCATGATGATCAACCTGAACGCGCTGTCCGGGATCATTCCCATACTGCTCATCGCCGTGCCCGTTTCCCTGTTCTACGAGGTCATCATATTAGGGTCGGTCACCTATCTGCTGGGATTCACCTCTAAAGCCGCCACCTTCATCGGCACGGCCATGACCGGGCGTTCCTCGGAAGCCATCATGTACGCCAGCGTGGGGAGCAATTCCCCAGCGGTGACCAAAGAATCGCAACTTGACCCCTTCGCCGGAGCCTACTGCTTCATCATGAGTATAATCGCTCCCACGCTGATGAAACACAGCGCAGGTGTAACCCGCGCGCTTACAAAGATAACGCCTAAGGTTCTGAGGTACAGCGGCTCCCTCATCAACCGCACCATGAGCAAGATTATCCTCCCCTCGACCCTCAAGCTGTTCGAGAGGACCCGCCGCTTGGAAGCCCTGGTGATCTTGTACTTCGTAATCCTCATGGCCATAATGGTGCTGCCCTTCCCCTACAACATGCTCTCCTTCGTCATCGGCGGGGGCATCGTGACCATCATCTACGCCACACTGGAGAGCGACATATACTCCATTGTGCGCACCATTAACTTCGATAATCTGGGGGTGGTGACCCATGACCCCGGGCACATCAGCCGTTTCATCTCCGGCTTTGTCAGTCTGAGTCTGGTGACCATACTCTCCCTGGCCGCGCTCTTCAGCATCTGGTGGGTCACATCGGTCATTATCCTGATTGCTTACTTCATCATAGTACTGGGAATGTCTCGCAGCGTCTATCATCTGACCAAGACGCCCTCGATGAACATAAACGCCAAACCGGTCAAGCGCCGCGTACCCCGCAAGAAGGAGAAGCCTTTCCAGCCCCAGTTCAATGCACCGGAAGCGAGGCCCGATTCCGGCTGGGACCCGGAACCGGTCGAGGCGAAGGCGGAGCAGGTTCCCATGTCCGGACCGAGCATCGACGAGCCCTTGGACGACAACACCAAGTGGAAGCGCCTGTGAAC contains these protein-coding regions:
- a CDS encoding cation:proton antiporter, producing the protein MIATDSLMFEAGIIMLVAFIGAAVASKAKQSVILGYILAGILIGPYIYIELFGFTYDGLVKDTEFIKLLSSMGLTLLMFFVGLGFSITKLKKTKAPAIILALMDVGLGMFLGILIGFALGWPVVDTVFLAGVISMSSVAITGKALEDMERSANPEKEYLLGTVIVESFLSMVLLTIAGGLMFKTDASNMTMTRLIVGILAFYGFFIFIAIAVIPHVVKYFESIKSNELFVLFALGLVFLSAALAEVAGVPAIIGAFFLGMVFAETKLAERIEDRITPFRDALVAVFFISFGMMINLNALSGIIPILLIAVPVSLFYEVIILGSVTYLLGFTSKAATFIGTAMTGRSSEAIMYASVGSNSPAVTKESQLDPFAGAYCFIMSIIAPTLMKHSAGVTRALTKITPKVLRYSGSLINRTMSKIILPSTLKLFERTRRLEALVILYFVILMAIMVLPFPYNMLSFVIGGGIVTIIYATLESDIYSIVRTINFDNLGVVTHDPGHISRFISGFVSLSLVTILSLAALFSIWWVTSVIILIAYFIIVLGMSRSVYHLTKTPSMNINAKPVKRRVPRKKEKPFQPQFNAPEARPDSGWDPEPVEAKAEQVPMSGPSIDEPLDDNTKWKRL